A genome region from Candidatus Zixiibacteriota bacterium includes the following:
- a CDS encoding metal-dependent hydrolase has translation MPKATFMGHACVMLADGKHRIIIDPFLTGNEKAAMRPEAVDVSHVLVTHGHGDHIGDAVAIAKRTGATIIANFEIANLVGKQGAKAHPMHIGGAANFGFGRVKLTIAHHGGGYGPDASIYTGPPVGFLVTIGGKTVYHSGDTGLFYDMKLIGEMNAIALAFLPIGDNFTMGIDDAVKAVEFLRPKKVVPMHYDTFPIIHADPREFARKVGDGRAVILKPGESVDF, from the coding sequence ATGCCTAAAGCCACTTTCATGGGACACGCCTGTGTGATGCTCGCGGACGGCAAGCACAGGATTATTATCGATCCGTTCCTGACTGGAAACGAGAAGGCCGCCATGCGGCCGGAAGCGGTCGATGTTTCCCACGTGCTGGTCACACATGGCCACGGTGATCACATCGGCGACGCAGTCGCGATTGCCAAGCGAACCGGCGCGACTATCATCGCCAATTTTGAGATCGCCAATCTGGTGGGTAAGCAGGGCGCGAAGGCTCACCCGATGCATATCGGCGGGGCCGCGAACTTCGGTTTTGGCCGGGTCAAACTGACTATCGCCCACCACGGCGGCGGCTACGGACCGGATGCCTCGATCTACACCGGCCCGCCGGTGGGCTTTCTCGTGACCATAGGTGGGAAGACCGTCTATCACTCAGGCGATACAGGCCTGTTCTATGACATGAAACTGATTGGCGAGATGAATGCCATCGCGCTGGCCTTCCTGCCTATCGGCGACAACTTCACGATGGGCATCGATGACGCTGTGAAGGCTGTTGAATTCCTCCGGCCTAAGAAGGTCGTACCGATGCACTACGACACCTTCCCGATTATCCACGCCGATCCGAGGGAGTTTGCCAGGAAGGTGGGTGACGGCAGAGCGGTAATACTCAAGCCGGGTGAATCGGTCGACTTCTAA